The Saccopteryx leptura isolate mSacLep1 chromosome 5, mSacLep1_pri_phased_curated, whole genome shotgun sequence nucleotide sequence CCACAATCTTGTGGGCTCTGGCCCTCCTGCCTCTGGAACCCTCTGTCTCCTTTCCAGCCCCTCCTCACCCCACACATCTCTGCACTGAGCTATTGGTTTGTaggcctgtttttttgtttttaatatgtttttagttGATTGATTttgtagagagaggaaaggagggagagagacaggaatattgacctgttcctttgtgtgccctgaccggggatccagcaacttctgcacttctgGACAATACTCGAACCAACAAGCTGTCGGTTGGGTCTGGCGCTGAAACAGCAGGAGTGTGTGTGGCCTGTCTAGACCCCTTGTTGGATGGCATGGTGACACCTGCATTTTACACCAGCTTGGAGATTTCCCCCAGGCTGGGGGACGGGCGCCTGTGAGGCCGCTGGAGGGGACATCCCCCTCCACAGGCCTGGTGCCCCACCCTGACCCTGGTGGCCTTTCAGGTGCCTCCTAAGCCGATGCTCTGGGCGCTCCTGGTGGCGCTTCTGGGAATCGCACCAGTGCCCAGCAGGCTGCGCACCTGCAGCGTCCCGGACGTGCTCCGTCACTACCAAGCTGTCATCTTCAAGGATCTACAGGCTGCCATGAGGCGGGTTGGGCCAGGAGCTGCAGGGGGCGGGCCAGGCTCCAGACATCTATATGTAACGCAGAAAAACCAGACTGGAGCTGCGGCCCCCCGGCGGCAGGGTCGGGTGGGAGTCTCCTGCAGTGCCCAGAAGGTATGGAAGAGACGCCCCCAACACGTCCTCGAGCCTCTTTCCTTGCGTCTCCCCGTAGGGCTCTTCCCCCAGCCCgatttcctccctttcctccttagGAGCACAGTATTCTAGTGTCCATCGCATCACTGAGTCGTACCCTGCGTGGGGCGGTGGCTGGGGGCCGCCGCGGGGCATTGGAAAAAGCGGTATGGACCGTGGCCCTGCGCACCGAGGCGGTGATGCGGCACCACTGCCAGATGCTGCGCCAGGTGTGCGTCCCGACTGTGTGCGGGTCTAAAACCTGAGCCCTCTCTTCCCACGGCTTGGGGCTCACGTGGGCCTACTGACCACACCGCCACGCCCTTCCCCGGGGGGCTGGACGTGAGCTGTGGGGGGCGGGCGCAAGAGCCAGGTGTACTCGCTGACCACCCCGCCCCGTTCTGGACAGCGGAGCCCATGGCCCCAAACGCGTCCCGGCGGGCGTCGCGGCAGCCGGAGGCGGCTTCTCCTGCGAGCGCTGGACGCCGTCGCCACCTGCTGGGAGAAGCTCTTTGCGCTGCGCGCCTTAGCCAAGGAGGCTTCCCGCTCACCCTGCACGGGGCCTAGGAAGGAGCCTCGTCTGTGGACGACCGAGGGCTCTCCGTGTTGACCTCAGCTGACCACTGGTTCCCGCCAGGGTCTCATCCTGGCCCGTGGTCCCCGGCGGGACCCGGTCTAGGAGATGTGAACCCTGCCCAGTACCAAGCTGCCCCCCACCCGAGTGAGGCCTCAATAAACAGATGGTGCTGCAGGTCCAGTTCTTGATCCCTTCACCTGCTGCTTGGGGCTTCCCCTGGCTCTGGTCCTTGGTTGGGAGTGGGTGCTGGGGGCGCCGGAGGTGGGGTCTACTTCCCGCTCCACCTGGATGAAAACAGCACTCCCTGCCTCGGGCAGCAGGGGGCGTCTGCAGAGCTTGACTCCTGTTCAGTCCGAGGCTGGGGTGGGCGGGGAGGTGTGGGGAGGGACGCCTGTGGGCCCTAGAGCGTTGCATATCCGTCCTGCTCGACtctggagtgggggaaggggtggaaatggaggggaggggaaggctgagctttgtgaattcagAGCAAAACAGCCGGATAAAGGAAACGGGCCTGAAGGGAAGCCAGAGTCGCTGGCCCTGGCTGCAAGCGGGACACGCCATTTCCTGTGGCCCTGGGAGGGGTGGCCATGGCCCCTTCTGTGGGGCTGGACAGGCTGGCTAGGGACCTACTTCCTTGTGCCCTGGAATCCTGCATCTGCTTGGCAGAGTGAGGTGCTAATCCCTGAACTCCCCGACACACAGCTGCGTAGACTTGAGGTCTGTGGCCCCTCCTGTGTGGACGAGGGGTGACGTAGGTCAGGTACAGCACCTAGGGCGGACACCTGGGGGACTCAACACCTATCACCACACTTCTTCCAGATAGGTGATGCGCCCAGGAGGTAGCAAAGCAGCCCTTGCGCTGGGTGTGGAGCAGAGGCAGCACGCCCTGCCTGCCCAGTGGGCTTGGCTTCATGGTGCTGCAGTCGTGTGACAAGGTCAGGGCACTGGAGCtgaccctgctccagccacccatgTGCTAACATTTAGTCTGGGCAGCAGGACCTGTTCCTGCTTtctaggtgaagaaactgaggcacccaGAGGAGGTCACAGGACTTGGCTCAGGCCATACGCTAGGAAGTGTAAAGCGTGGTTATTCCCGATGTGCCCCGTGTGCAGCATGGGAACGAGGCTCCTGGACCTCCGTGTGCATTCAGCTTCCAGCTTGCTTCCAACAGGCTCCCGGCCACGAGGTGCAGACCTGGGGGCCACACTCTGAGTGTGAGGGTGATGCCTGTGTTGCTGGAATGCCCAATGGACTGTTCCACGTGTGAAGTGGGGGGGGTCTCCAGCTGGGAGGATGGGCAAGAGCGTGGACTTAGAAACTGGCGCAGTGTGGCCAGAGGATCTGAGCTTAGAAGAGATGTTAGAATGGATTGAGAAAGCCCTGCAGGgtggtgtgtgttggggggatgCTGTGTGGTTGAGGCTGAAGGAGTAGGCTTGGACAGAATGGGGTTGAGGAAGGTCCAGGGAACCCCAGGGTCCCGCTCTGAGCACATGGGTGTCCCAACACTGGTGGAGGAGCCTCTGAGGGGAGCATATATGTTGGATGGAGCAGTCATATCCCTGGGCTCCTGCTGTGTAGGCCTTGGAATGAGGCCCAGGGTTCAGGTAGGGGAACTGGTTTGATGTGGTTGGAACCCAAGGCATGGGGCAGCTGAGTTGGGGGCTTGAGAGGTAAGAAAGTCTAGGGGGTCCGtacagggacaggacaggaggagAGCATGCCTGGGCATGGCCTCTGGGTGGTCATGCCTGCTGTCCACCCACAGTACCCCTTCCCTGCTGCTGAGAGCTGTCAGGACGTGCGGGGGTAGGTGGATGGGCAACAGGCAGTCCCTTCATGCACTCATGCCAGAGGAAGGTCGAAACAAACCACAGCTTGGGGGTGGATGGCAGGAGAGCAGAGGTCTCAAGAGGTTTAGGGACATATTCCCCACCCGAGCCCTGAACCACAACTGCATGAGTGGGTGAGATGGTCCTGTGCCCTGGCACCACCtggtagtgtgtgtgtgcacacaggtGTGTGTGAGGGATTGCCCATAAGTGTGCACACAGGTGTGTGTGCAGCAGGGGTGTGTGTTGAGCACTGTccatcctcctgcctccccctcccacttcctgGGTGAGCTCCCCTCTGTCAGGCCCTCCTGGTCTGTCCTGGCAAATTGAAtgtgggaagggggcagtggCTGGAAGCTTTTGGTCTGAGCCAGCAGAACCCAGTGCCTGCACAATCTTGCTCTTGAATTGTTCTCAGCAcaacacccccacctccaccctttcCACCCTCTGTGCcctttctctctgggcctcagacaAGCCAGCCCCAGGATGATGGGCTGTCATCGTAGGTGTGGGGACCTGGGCCCCGTCCCCGCATGTCAGAAGCCATCTGTGTTCATTTCCTAGGCTGCTGTAAAAAATCACCACAAACAGGTGGCCCAACATGACATGTTTCTTTTCCTCCCAGTTCTAGAGGCCAGAGTCCAAAATCAGCATCACTGGCCACTaagacaccccccaccccgggcctACAGGACCCTTCCTTCTCACAGCTCCtgctccaatctctgcctcctctctctccctctctttttaaaaaaatatttttcagtttatgtattgagtttatagagaaaagaaaggagagaaaggtgaGAAAGGTATAGATCTGTCTCTGGATGTGCTCTGACTGAAAGCTGAACCAGCAGCCTTTTGCatgtccagccagggctgcctgctGTCTTATTCAGATCTTTGTCACTGGCTACCTGAATACTTCCGAATGATTTTCTCACCTCAAGATCCTGAATTACAGCTGCTAAgaaccctgtttccaaataagatccCATTCTCAGGTTCTGGGAGTAGACCTGTATCTTTTTGGGGGCAGGGTGAGCTTCTGGGTCAAAGTTCACTTGTGcactgtgtggatgtcccaaccAGATAAAGTCTAGGGGCAGTTACAGAGCCACACCTGCTGCTGTGACAGAGCAGAGGTGGAGCCGGGGTGCCCTGCCCAGACCCCGAGATGTTCACTGTTCTTCAGGTTTGGCACTGGGACCCTCTTGGTGGCTTGTTCACCTTGGCACACGAGTGCCCAGTGAATGTGCACTGGTTAGAACTGACGAGGACTAACAGAGGTGGAAAGACTCTCAACTATGGGGACAGGGCCATGGGCCCTGGAGCCGTCGAGGATGGAGTGCCCGCAGCATGATTTGGTGGACGGGCCAGCGTGTCTGGACTGGAAGCATCTGCCAGGCCAGTATGCActgcccccccaaccccccaccccctgtgagGCCCTGGGCAGGAGCCTGGTTCTTCAGTGTGAAACGTTTTCTGGGGCTCCCACGAGGCTGGGCGAGACTGTGCCCAGTGGTGTCCTGTCCTCAGCTGCttccaggggggtggggggtgggacgcAGAAGGGGGCAGATGGGGCTGCAGGGCACTGGCTAGGGTTGTGCAACTTCCCAGAGCAGGGAGCCAGACCCCCCACCATGTGCAGCGTGCAAAGGAGGGGCCAGGCCAACTTTGAAGGGTGGCCAGTCCCACGGCTTCTTCAGGCTGGGAGCCTTTGAAAGAACATCTGGAACACGGGCCATACGCAACTAGTCTCTGGATACAAAAAACCAGAAAAGTTAATCCTGACTTtgccacccccacccaccacccacctctgCCCCTTACCAGGCTGCCAACAGGCCCTCTTCCCAGGCTggggcagcccctcccccacggaCCACCAGCCGCCAACCCAGCTCCACTGagcaaggggaggtggagggaaaggTGCATGCTGCCCGCCTAGGCCCTTGGAGACGCAGCTCCTGGTTTATGGAGCCACCAGACAGGACAGGACGTAAGTTAGGCAGCCCCCACATCTGGCTCTGGGTGCCGAGAAGGCCTGGGGCAGTGGTTGGCTGGGAGCCCCGGGAGGAAACACCTGCACCCAGACCTGAAGGGGGCGCTGGCCTTACCAGCATGGGCCCTGACGTGTGAGCGCTAATGTGGGGTCTCCTTCCCTGCAGGTGTTCAAGGAGACTGCCTGCTCCAGCTGTGGCTTCCCGGGGAAAACAAACAAGCCCCCCCACCCACTCTAGGAAGCAAAGTAAATACTTGTGGAGGGGGTGACAGGTGCTGAAGCCCATTGTCCCTGCCAGTGGTCTGTGAGACCCTGGGGAGCGCCCAGGGACAGTCCCCATCCTGGCCCCTCCCTCGGGAAATACTCAGCTTTGTAAACACTGAAACAAACAGCCACGTACCTCCCccaactccccctcccccctcaagAACCAGCGGGGAGCTGGCACCTGCTGGAGGAAGCAGTCCTTGTTTGGAGGGAAATGGGGAGGTCAGGAGGGGTGGGTGGTGGGGAAGTGTGCTGTGGGGGAGGTGGGGCGTCCTGGGGTTGGATGCTGCCCCAGGTCACCTCTGGACTGGGTCTTTCTGGGCCCTCCGGCTCCATGAAGTCCTGACGCTGGCCTTAGCGCTTCCCTCCGTCGCCTGTCCGTGGCAGTTGTGCTTGGGGCTCGGACGGACAGGGCACTCCGCCAGGTGATCCGGCCCTGTCCTCCTGCCGCCCCCCGCGCCCCCTGCCCGGCCTGCCCAGGCGTGAGGCCAGGGGTCCGTCTGCGGCCCCAGATAAGCCCCGCACCCGCCGCTGCTTCCTGCGCTTCCTCctagcgccgccgccgccgcgcgccCCTTCCTGTTTCCTTGAGCGGCGGGCGGGGGACCGGGCTGGGAGGATGGGATCGTGGGGACGTGGAGGGATCGTGGGAGACGGTGTCGGGCCGTGGGGGCGGGGGTCATAGAGACGGGGTGGAGTCGGGCTCGCGGCGAGGTCGTGGGCACCCAGGCGGAGGTGCGGGCGCCCCGCAGTACTGGGCTGGCCCCTAGGTGCTTCCCTGGGAGGCTGGACGATTGGGGGAGGTAGAGGGACGGAAGCTGAGAGGCTGTAAGccgaaacaaaagagaaggaaccTGGCGCTCCCACACCCCTCCTCCCCAGTCCTGGCCAGGAACTCCCACACACTTGGCCAAAACCCTCCGCGGACTGGATTGGCTCCGTCCCAGCCCGAGACAGGAGTGAGGAGTGGGTTGGCAGGAGCGTTGGGGTGGGAAAGTCAGAGGCTCTGAAACCCCCTTTTGGGGCAGCTGCTATAAGCTCATGGATTTAAGGTGCTTAACCTTCTTGCTCAGACTTGGTCTGGTCTTCAGAGGTGCAGATTTATGTAATTAATGCAAACACATCCTCACAAAATTTTCGTTCTTAGGAGCATTTATTCAGCATAGCCAAGACACAAAAACAACCTACATGTCCATTTTTGACAAGTCAGTAAATCAAATGTGGTctgttcatacaatggaatattactcagccttagaaaagaatgagaaacagTCCTGATAAATGTTGTAACAGGGATACACCTTGGAAACATGATGTTCAGTGAACAAAGTAAAACTCAAGAGGCCATTTATTCTGTGGTTCCatgtatatgaaatgtccagaacaggcaaatgtAGAGACAGTAGGTAGACTGATGTTTCTTAGGGGCTGGGTGAAGAAGAAAGGTGTGACTGCTGATGGGcatgcattttgggggggggggggcttatagaaaaacactgaaattagatagtggtgatgctTGTACAACCGATCAATATATTAATACTAACACACTGACTTGTCCACTTAAAAATGCCTGTcaagcctgcccaggcagtggtgcagtggatagtgtcagactgggatgcagaggacccaggttcgagaccccgaggttgccagcttgagcgtgggctcatctggtttgagcaaagctcaccagcttggacccaaggtcgctggcttgagcagggagttactcagtctgctgtagccccatggtcaaggcacatatgaaaaagcaatcaatgaatagctaaggtgttgcaacgaaaaactgatgattgatgcctctcatctctctctgttcctgtctgtccctatccatgtctctctgtctctgtaaaaaaaaaaaaaaaaaaagcctgttgaTTTTGTAGCATGTGAGCTAAGTGGTTGGATTGTCTAGTGTTTGTCCATTGGAGTGGAGGGTGATTTAGGCTCCTCCTTGCCCACCTAGCACGGCCTCGTTGGGGTTTGGCGTATGGCCTTGATGCGGTGTTCTCAAGGGTGTCCAAGAAGATGACTGGGTCTACTGAAGAGAGGGGGCAACTCACCTGTTCTCCACCTTACCTCCCTAACCTCCTCCCCTGTGCTGCTGGCTGGGAAGGGTTCAACACCACTGCCCAGGTCACTCCTGGGCCGGAGACTGGGTCCCAAGCGTGGGAGGCGAGACTTGTGCCAGGCACAGTTGCTAGAACTTCCCGCCAAGCGCTAGGCTTCCTGGGTCTGCTCCTGGCTGGCCTGACTCAGAGTGAGCTGGGGGTGGAGACTTCCCTTCTCTGACCCTTGGGGAAGCAGGTAGGCGGAGtcgggagggggagagggaactGACCTGGAGCTGGAGCCACCCAAGCCCTGGTGTTGTGGTCCTGCCTAGGAGGTGGCTTTGCCCAGCTGGGGTAGAGCCAGGTGCCTTGGGAGCTTCCCAGACAGGGCTCTGCACAAAAGGGTCCTCTGAGGAGACGCACCCCCTCACCCAGCACACTGCCGAGGAGCTGCTATTAAAAACAGCTGCCCTCACTGAGGGCCCTTTTGTGTCCTTGTCATGATCCTGTTCCTGGATGCTCTCAGTCCCTGGCACAGGGGTTCCACATTGGGACCCCCACTGGTCTCCCAACCTGGTACTGAGGGAGTAGTTTCTGGGAACAAgctgctctgcctcctccctcctcaaacaatggggggaggggtgatgccTCCCCAAGCCACCTGTGTGACTCCCCATCCCACTGACCagggcaggggtgtgtgtgtgtgtgtgtgtgtgtgtgtgtgtgtgtggagaggtcAGTCCTCTGGGTGGGAC carries:
- the C5H20orf204 gene encoding uncharacterized protein C20orf204 homolog, with amino-acid sequence MLWALLVALLGIAPVPSRLRTCSVPDVLRHYQAVIFKDLQAAMRRVGPGAAGGGPGSRHLYVTQKNQTGAAAPRRQGRVGVSCSAQKEHSILVSIASLSRTLRGAVAGGRRGALEKAVWTVALRTEAVMRHHCQMLRQRSPWPQTRPGGRRGSRRRLLLRALDAVATCWEKLFALRALAKEASRSPCTGPRKEPRLWTTEGSPC